From the Sphingomonas mesophila genome, one window contains:
- the pepN gene encoding aminopeptidase N, which produces MDARTNPEAPPSPEHVTIRREDYRPPDWWVREVALEFELDPAATRVRSRLTVERNGDHDRPLRLAGEELRPLAVSVGGRAVEWAMDGETLVVAVAGDAAEVGTEVDIAPVSNSALMGLYESGGILCTQCEAEGFRRITFHPDRPDVLSVYRVRMTADKARYPVLLANGNPVAAGELEDGRHWAEWHDPFPKPSYLFALVAGNLAVLRDSFTTMSGREVELGIWVREDDLPKTRHAMASLKQAMAWDEKAYGREYDLDRFNIVAVDDFNFGAMENKGLNIFNSRYVLADTDTATDSDFDSVAGVVAHEYFHNWSGNRVTCRDWFQLSLKEGFTVFRDQSFSADIGSAAVKRIEDVRLLRAIQFPEDNGPLAHAVRPDSYLEIANFYTATIYNKGAELIRMMRTLLGDAAFRRGTDLYFERHDGEAATCDDFVAALEDASGVDLSHFKLWYSQAGTPRVSARLECDTLHLAQSVPPTPGQPDKAPMVIPLRTRLIGAAGELGEERLVVLDRAEQSVRFDDVPDGAMLSINRGFSAPVVMHVERAAGELEALATSDDDPFARYEAIQELAYRVLVEGGAPDALVAAFGATLTSNALDAAFKGEALTLPSEALIAERFERADPELIHQRREGLRRAVGTALAGPLAEAQAARAAGDDLSVAAKGVRRLRTVALALFAAGDPARGAALARAQYDAADNMTDRQGALMVLAGLDAPERTAAFDDFYAHYREDPLVVDKWFALQASAPRAGVLDTVAELRTHPDFTLNNPNRLRSLAGGLASNHWQFHASDGRGYRMLADFIVEADAINPQVAARLVPPLGKWRRLEEGRSALMRAELERIVGTPGLSKDVFEQASKSLG; this is translated from the coding sequence ATGGACGCCCGCACCAACCCCGAAGCCCCGCCCTCCCCCGAACATGTCACCATCCGCCGCGAGGATTATCGCCCGCCCGACTGGTGGGTGCGCGAAGTAGCGCTCGAGTTCGAGCTCGATCCCGCAGCGACCCGGGTGCGCTCGCGGCTGACGGTCGAGCGCAACGGCGATCACGACCGGCCGCTGCGGCTGGCCGGCGAGGAGCTTCGGCCGCTCGCGGTGTCGGTCGGCGGGCGCGCGGTCGAGTGGGCGATGGACGGCGAGACGTTGGTCGTCGCGGTGGCGGGCGATGCGGCCGAAGTCGGGACCGAAGTGGACATCGCACCGGTTTCGAACAGCGCCTTGATGGGCCTCTACGAATCGGGTGGAATCCTATGCACCCAGTGCGAGGCGGAGGGCTTCCGGCGGATCACCTTCCACCCCGACCGACCCGACGTACTGAGCGTCTATCGGGTGCGGATGACGGCCGACAAGGCGCGCTACCCGGTGCTGCTGGCCAACGGCAATCCGGTTGCGGCGGGCGAGCTCGAGGACGGGCGGCACTGGGCTGAGTGGCACGACCCGTTCCCCAAGCCGTCCTATCTGTTCGCGCTGGTCGCCGGAAATCTGGCGGTTTTGCGCGATTCCTTCACGACGATGAGCGGACGCGAGGTCGAGCTCGGGATCTGGGTGCGCGAGGACGATCTGCCCAAGACCCGCCACGCGATGGCCAGCCTCAAGCAGGCGATGGCGTGGGATGAAAAGGCCTATGGCCGCGAATATGACCTCGACCGCTTCAACATCGTCGCGGTCGACGATTTCAACTTCGGGGCGATGGAGAACAAGGGCCTCAACATCTTCAATTCGCGCTACGTGCTGGCCGACACCGACACCGCGACCGACAGCGATTTCGACTCGGTGGCGGGGGTCGTGGCGCACGAATATTTCCACAATTGGTCAGGCAACCGGGTCACCTGCCGCGACTGGTTCCAGCTGTCGTTGAAGGAGGGCTTCACGGTCTTTCGCGACCAGAGCTTTTCGGCCGACATCGGCTCGGCCGCGGTCAAGCGGATCGAGGACGTGCGGCTGCTACGCGCCATCCAGTTCCCCGAGGACAATGGCCCGCTGGCGCATGCGGTGCGGCCCGATTCCTACCTCGAGATCGCCAATTTCTACACCGCGACGATTTACAACAAGGGCGCCGAGCTGATCCGCATGATGCGCACCCTGCTCGGCGACGCCGCGTTCCGGCGCGGCACCGACCTCTATTTCGAGCGCCACGACGGCGAAGCCGCGACCTGTGACGACTTCGTCGCGGCGTTGGAGGACGCTAGCGGCGTTGACCTGAGCCACTTCAAGCTGTGGTATTCGCAGGCCGGCACGCCGCGCGTCAGCGCCCGGCTAGAGTGCGACACGTTGCATCTCGCGCAGAGCGTTCCGCCCACCCCCGGCCAGCCGGACAAGGCGCCGATGGTGATCCCCTTGCGCACCCGCCTGATCGGCGCCGCGGGCGAGCTAGGCGAGGAGCGGCTGGTCGTGCTCGACCGGGCCGAGCAGAGCGTGCGGTTCGACGACGTGCCCGATGGCGCGATGCTGTCGATCAACCGCGGCTTTTCGGCGCCGGTCGTTATGCACGTGGAGCGTGCGGCGGGCGAGCTCGAGGCGCTGGCGACCAGCGACGACGATCCGTTCGCGCGCTACGAGGCGATCCAGGAGCTGGCCTATCGCGTGCTGGTCGAGGGCGGCGCGCCCGACGCGTTGGTGGCGGCGTTCGGGGCGACGCTGACGTCGAACGCGCTCGACGCGGCGTTTAAGGGCGAGGCGCTGACCCTGCCGTCCGAAGCGCTGATCGCCGAGCGGTTCGAGCGTGCCGACCCGGAACTGATCCACCAGCGCCGCGAGGGGCTGCGGCGGGCGGTCGGAACGGCGCTGGCAGGGCCGCTGGCCGAAGCTCAGGCGGCGCGCGCGGCGGGCGACGATTTGTCGGTCGCGGCCAAGGGCGTGCGGCGGCTGCGCACGGTGGCACTCGCGCTGTTCGCGGCGGGCGATCCGGCGCGCGGGGCCGCATTGGCCCGGGCGCAATATGACGCGGCCGACAATATGACCGACCGCCAGGGTGCGCTGATGGTGTTGGCCGGGCTCGACGCGCCGGAGCGGACCGCGGCGTTCGACGACTTCTACGCGCACTATCGCGAGGATCCGCTGGTCGTCGACAAATGGTTCGCGCTCCAGGCGTCGGCGCCGCGCGCGGGTGTGCTCGACACCGTCGCCGAGCTCCGCACCCATCCCGATTTCACGCTGAATAACCCCAACCGCCTGCGCTCACTGGCCGGCGGGCTGGCGTCGAACCACTGGCAGTTCCATGCGTCCGACGGGCGCGGCTACCGGATGCTGGCCGACTTCATCGTCGAAGCCGACGCGATCAACCCGCAAGTCGCCGCCCGCCTCGTCCCGCCGCTCGGCAAGTGGCGGCGGCTGGAAGAGGGCCGCTCCGCGCTGATGCGCGCCGAGCTGGAGCGAATCGTCGGAACGCCGGGCCTCAGCAAGGACGTGTTCGAACAGGCATCGAAGTCGCTGGGCTGA